TGGTAAAAAGGCTATGGTGTCTGTTGTTGGTGGTTCTTAGGAGAGAAGTGGTGAAGAACCAGTGGAGGGGAATACTGAGGATGTTTATGTTCCCAATTGGCAGGTCAAGGTTGGGGATAACTTTAAGTCCTCCACTGTTTGTGAGGATGTGTTAAACCACTTTTCTCCTCCTACAGTTCGTAGTTCCAACTCAGCGAAGCAAGATGATGTGTTGATTTCACGTATGTTGTTAGGTGTTTGTAATTTGGCTGCTATGCTTCCTGAATGAGTCTCCCGTTTTCACAAAAGAATGCATGAGTATGAGGAATTTTCAAAGACAAGGGAGAAAACAAAGGCTTCAATGGCAGCCATGAAAAAGGAGATCGAGGGTTTTGCTGAGAAGGAAAAAATCTTGGGTGGTGAAAGTTCACGAACTGACTAAAAGACATGAGATTGAGCTAAGCAATGAAAAGAAAAGGATGGAAGCAGATAGGCTTGAGTTGAAGGCTGATAGGGAAGCCTTTAATGTTCAACAAAAGGCCTTTCTAGATGAGAAGGAAGGCTTGAAGGCTTCCTTGTCCCAAGCTACCAGTGACAACCAATGGTTGATCGAGCATGGGTTTCAGCAGGTGGTTACCTATCTTCTCCATTCGACTGAGTTCAATTCTGCTCTTGATGATGTTTACACAAAGCTCCTCAATCATGGCAAACACTTGGGTTTTGTTGCTGGTTACAAGGCTCATGAATCTGGTCAGCCTCAGGAACAATCATCTTTCTATCAACCTCAAGCCTCAACCATTTTTATGGAAGCTGTTCTCAAGATGGAGCGCCTAACCTATCCTTATGTTGGTGAGGTTTCTACTTGCTTTGGTAAACCCAATTCTATGTTGCAGGACTTGAAACCCTCCGGCCTTAATGAGGCCATTTGTGCTGAAGTGCTAAGTTCATTATCCAAGAAGCGTTCCCACTCTGGAGATAGTGAGGATACCTTCTCAGATATTGCTGAGGGTTCGTAGGAAGCAAGTATTGAAGGCTCCGAGGTTGCTGGCAATGATGGAggcaggaagaagaagaaggcaAAAAAGGGGAAGAAGGCTAAGACTGTTGAGGCTGAGGCCTCCAAGTCTATTTCTAATGCTTGAACAATTTATTCGTAGCTATCTTAGCACTTAGACAACGTTATGTGGTTTATGTATTTTGAACATCTTTTATTCAAGGGAACCGTTTAGGTCCCTTGCTGCTTAAAGCCTTCGAGGCTTCCATACAATGTTTCATGTTTATGGCCTGGTGTGGCCCTTGGTACTTTTAACTTAGATTATGCTATGTTTAACTTTTGTTGTATGTTGTGTTGTTGTTTTGCTTATTCACTTGGCGGGTAGCGGTGTGGCGCGGTGTTCTAGTGAGTGCATTGGCAGGTAGCGGTGTGGCGCGGTGTTCTAGTGATTGTGAGTTGACATGGCTCGGTTGACTCTCACACTCAACGATGTATAACATATGGCCTAACTATCTGTTTGCACACATCCTGGCCTTACGGGTTCCAAAACACATCAACAAAGttatgttttttatatatataacataGTGAATTTTAAGGGAGTTTATGGGTTAATAACGAAAATtcggttttttgtttttttgaaaaccgTTCGTTTTTCAGTTTTCATCTCTCATGATGGGTTTGCTTCGGTTTGGTTATTTTAGTTTTGCCATCGCACCCAAAAAATGGTCAAAATAATGAATATGAGCCGAAACCTTTGGACCTAGTTGTTTTTGTTAGTTAATTATTAACAAATTATTACACATTTGGGCATAAATTTTGTGGGCTACACCATTTGTTAATTTCTTGTAATTTACTTAACATTCAATAACAAAAACTGTAATCCATAAACTAAATAACTAACATTGAAAAgtaaatggtttttttttttttaattctgttTGGTTTGGCggttttctaaaaaaatataaaaccgAACCAACGATTTTTTGTATAGTTCGGTTTAGTCAGTTAATTTGGTTAATTGCTGCTCACCCCCATGGAGTTGTTCATAGctgcacatatatatatacacacacattgaTAGAATAGTAAGCAGTATATATACCCAACATATTTGATATAAAGATAGTGTAAAGATCACTTATTCACTTCTACATATCTCTCTATATATACACATAGATGTATATATAAGTCCTTCATCATGACATATGCTGATATACAAGCTATACCATATATAAAACATCCTTTGGTAATCAACCAATGGAGTTTCTAGTCGATCTAGAGAACATGGTTACTCTGACTTGATACTTGCTGCGGAGGCATACGATCCACCAATTTGCTTAGCATCGCTTTTTAAGCCATCTTTCAACTAAATTACATTAATCAATACAATATAAGGTTTTTCAGTTCATGAAAATCGTATAATTGGTCTTGCAAAACACTTGGTTTTAGAAAAATGCGTCAAGTCTTTGAGGTGGCCGCGCTTCATGCACATATGAGTCGAAGTTAGGTTATGGAGGACGCAAATATGAATAGACGGCCAAAAAAATAAGATATTATGAATGGTTTACTTAACAGAACGCCTCAAAGTGTTTCGCAGTTTCTAAAACGAGACACATCTTTTAGTTATGCGTGCCTGGTCATTGATGACCAAAATGCGTCAAAGTGTTTCGCAGCTTCTAAAACCAAGGTTGTATAGATCATAGATTGAGTAGATTTACCTGTTGGTGTTGTTGCTGGAGTCTCTTATGGTACTTGTAGCCCTAGTGAGAGTAGAAAGCAAAGCTATCACGAAGCCCACATATACTATACTAGGATCAAGTATAAAACTAAAGAAAATACATATATAAAAGAATTAAAGGTAAATAAGTAACTACCTTATCTGTACCATAGATGTAGTCACAATAAGTGAAGATGGGTGCAAAGTTGCTTTGGCTTTGGCCTCCAACGTAATGGTGATAATCATGGAATTTTGCACCACCATAAAATGGTATGTATTTTTTCAATGTCCAGGGTAAGTCATACCTGCATGCAGCGTAATTAAATAAACACACCATAAGAAACTGAAAATATCAAATGGACAAATGCATGGCATCATGTGTTTTTCTCACCAAAATGGTGAGGGTTCAAATaagtagcgttcgtttcatggaatggaatggaatggaattaggaagtttttctttgtaaaattgatcttggttgggggagggaggaatttgaaatccaatgaatttctttaatcaatgaaatttgtgactatttcaacattccattccattccttcattaaagtgaaggatttctaaggaatgttgaaatagtctcaaatttcattgattaaagaaattcatgggatttcaaattcctctctcccccaaccaagatcaattttacaaagaaaaacttcctaattccattccattccattccattccatgaaacgaacgctgcCTAAGTGGATTTTGTTGGCCTAGCTTGCTAATTATCGATTGCAGAACTCCAATAAACAAACAGGATTATATATCACACAAAACAATAATCAACATTCATATCTATAAATACTAACCAAGACCTAATTACTCTTACTCAAACTCAAATCCCTATTTTCTAGACATTCAAATAACTAGATAAACCTGCAACGAATTAAAAATGCTAAACCAATAATTTTTAACATTCAAACTATTAATTGAATACTAATTATTAAACTCCTCTAGGAATCACAACTTCAAGTACAAGTACTTTTTGGGGAGGGGTTTGTGTTTGCCATTACAAAAACAAATGATTTGACCTAGAGCACAATTAAACTCTATATGGTTTGCATAGTGAAATTAATATAGCAAAACACAAACTCGAAATATTTTGTCGACGAGTGCAAAAAAGGCATAATATTAGTTACCATGCGATTTCACACAAAGAACGTTTTTCAAGGTCCTTTTCATTAGAGGTGTTCAGAATTCGATTCAGattcaaaaattttgaaattcgACTCGATTTGAATTCGATTATCATGGCTCGAATTTGATTTCaaaaaatttgaatttgatttgtttcgtatTAGAGTCCAGTAATTGAATATGAATTATGATTTTCAATTCGTATTAAATTCGAATTCAAGTtatacatatttttttaatatgtataacTCTAAAATTTCGGCTAAACTATAAATTACATCCATAATTAACAAGTCCATTATTCATAACATTAACAAGCCAAATAACAAATAGCTCTACTACTTAGGAGAggaggggtggtcactagtgatggatttctatcactcccactatcaaatcaaatcatgccatgtcatcacccaatattctatcactagtgatagaaatgtagggggggtggtatcactagtgatgagattacaatgtacaagtattaataccCAATGTACAAGTAATACACATTCATTTGATCAAGTTCAACGCGTTATACATTCAACGAGTTATTCCTATAACTCGTGATAAACATGGAGGCGGCGGTGTTCCACGAGTGATAGGATTCTATCACGGTAAATAACGTATCCGCCCCGTGTGACCTTTTTTCTAAATTATTACATAACTTGCATCACTACTAGTAACCATTCTAACTTTAAATTTAGAGTTTTGACATGTTGATTGTTTAGTATTTTGTATAtgagtattttttttaaaataattagtTTGTAgtagttttaaaaataaagtaaaataatttaTCGTTTATCTCAAATTCGATTCGAGTTTCATATAAGTATCGAATAAACAAAATCTAAATCGAATATGAATATGAATTCAGgtaaaaaataaaatttcaaaaaattcatTCGACTAATTCAAAAATTgttgaacacccctagttttcGTATAAAGAATACATATTGAATTTTTAGTTTGTGTGAGTTGCCTAGTATAGAGAATACATATTGAATTTTTAATTTGTGGGACTTGCCTAATCACGTGTTTATCTTGCGAATTTTCCCAAGTATCAAATACATCGATCAAAAGAGCAAACTATATACCAATAAGTGGTGGTCCATTGACAAAGACAAAGCATTTAAACATCTTGAGAAAGGGAGATTTTGGATTCAAGTCAgtagaaaataaaagaaatttgccatGTTCATAAAAAAAAAAGAGCGAACTATGTATGCCAAGCATAATAAAATTTGTTGCTATTTAACTTACCCACTATGAATCTCAACGGACTCAGTATGCCTCAAGAAAAGCCATAACAAGAACGTAATCATGTGCCCCGGAACAATTGCAGGACCCAAATAACCTGGAATCCCAAACACCAATGTCTCCAGCCAGTGTGCATGCTGACTAGTAAACCCCGTAGGCGCTGTGTATTCATGATGAACCTTATGAATATTCTCATACACCCACTTGATGTGAAAAGCTCTATGGAGCCAATAACTAGTGTAATCTTCAATAATAAAGTAGATTATCAACTGAGCTATAATCTCCGTTAATGATGGTAAGGGCAAGCTTGTTCGAATACCTATCATCTACATACATTATATATCAATCACAAGTTAAACTATTGGTACACTCAAGGTGCCTATTTGCATACTTTAGGGGTTATGTGTACATGACATATAAAAATCAGTGCCTGACTAGTGTCAGTTCTAGTCTGGTGGCTCCTGTACGCCGCCTATAGGACCCTCGTATAGGTCTCGTACAAGAACCATGTCATGTAtgtgcctcgtataggcctatatgaggCGTATATAAGGTTCTTTTTTATAAGAAAATAAGTTTTCTtttttaaataagaaaataagttTTCTTTTTTAAATAAGTTTTATAACCATGTCCTGTAtctgcctcgtataggcctatatgaggCGTATATGCAAAGTTTTAtaagaaaataagttttattttttaaataaataaaaaactaagtttttacaaacatttttatacaatattaatcaTTTTTATACGATACTAGAtttatcgtatcgtataggtgtagtataggtcccgtgTTGGCCTcttataagcctataagtgtgatatcgtatcgtacagtatagtgtagtataggtcctATATAGGTCTCATATAGGTCTATAGGTGTAGTATCGTATCGTAGGCCTATAGATGTAGTATCGTATCTTATCGTGTAGCATAATATAAATTAAGTTTCATATAGGTGTTGTGTGGTGTAGTGTAGGTCCCGTATTagcctcgtataagcctataggtgTGGTGTAACATAGGTTTCGTATAGAcctatactatacgatactacacatataggcctatacgagacttatactacactacactatacgatactaCACCTATATGCATATACGGGACCTATAAcacctataggcatatacaagacctataagcttatacaagacctatacTACATCTATAGGTCTACGTGGGACCAATACTACAACTATACAATACTATACTATAATACACCTATAGGCGTATACAGGACCTATAcaacactatacgatacgatggtACACTATACGATAATATACGATACGTTAGGATATAATATACTATACTATAATACACCTATAAACATATACAAGAcgtatacgatacgatacgatccTACACTATACAATAATATACGATACGATAGGATATGATACTATACTACAACTATAGGCGTATatggacctatactacacctataaaCCTATACGAGACCTACACTACAACTATACGATACGATTCTATAGTATACTATAATACACCTATAGGTatatacgagacctatactacacctatacgatttGATACGATAAGATATGATACTATACTACATTACACCTATAGGCTTATacaagacttatactacactatatgatacgatactacatcaatagtacagtacagtacagtatagtatagtataaagTCTCGTATGGGCCTATGGATgtagtatcgtatcatatagtgtagtataagtctcgtataggttccctataggtcttgtataggcctGTACGGGACCTAAACTACACCTATAGTCCTATATGGGACCTATTCTATACctatatgcctataggcctaaACGAGTGTTGTATCATATCCTAtaatatcgtatcatatagtgtagtataagtctcgtataggttccctataggtcttgtattGGCCTATACGACACCTATACTATACATATAGTGTGATATACTACACCTATAAAGCTATACAGGTGCGTATCGTATCCTATAGTATCATATTGTATTATATCGTAtcatattgtattgtattgtatcgtatagtgtattataagtctcgtataggtcctCTATAGAtcttgtataggcctatatggGACCTAAATTACACCTATAGTGttatacgagacctatactacacctataggtcTATATAAGGGTGTTGTATTGTATACAAtagtatcgtatagtgtagtataagtctcgtataggccCCCTATAGGTCTAGTATACATCAAtagtacagtacagtacagtatagtatagtataaagTCTCGTATGGGCCTATGGATgtagtatcgtatcatatagtgtagtataagtctcgtataggttccctataggtcttgtataggcctGTACGGGACCTAAACTACACCTATAGTCCTATATGGGACCTATTCTATACctatatgcctataggcctaaACGAGTGTTGTATCATATCCTAtaatatcgtatcatatagtgtagtataagtctcgtataggttccctataggtcttgtattGGCCTATACGACACCTATACTATACATATAGTGTGATATACTACACCTATAAAGCTATACAGGTGCGTATCGTATCCTATAGTATCATATTGTATTATATCGTAtcatattgtattgtattgtatcgtatagtgtattataagtctcgtataggtcctCTATAGAtcttgtataggcctatatggGACCTAAATTACACCTATAGTGTTATACcagacctatactacacctataggtcTATATAAGGGTGTTGTATTGTATACAAtagtatcgtatagtgtagtataagtctcgtataggccCCCTATAGGTCTAGTATAGTCCTATAGGTTTTGTATAGTCCTATAGGTCTATATAATACCTAAACTACACCTATAGTCCTATGCGGGACCTATATTACACCTATAGGCCAATACGAGACATATACTACAAGTACACGATTCGATGCTATAATATACTATCTATAATACACCTATAGGCATATACTGGGCtcatactacacctatacgatactaTATGATATgatactacactatatgataaTATACGATACGATAGAATGTGATACTATattacacctataggcctatagaggacctatactacacctataagCATATACGAGACCTATAATACACCTATAAGCATATACGGGatctatactacacctatacgatgcTAAACCTATACgatactacactatatgatacgatacgatAAAATATGATACTATACTATACCTAGATGATACGATACTACATctattgttttttattattttttttaaatacttatTATAGAACTTTGCTAAAACGATAAATATTGtattaaaacgtaaaaaaaatgACCTTTATATGTGTCCTAGAGTAGTGTTCGACTACAAAATTcattttttctacaaagtgtacaaagtcataaaacaccacaatttcaaccataaaacacactcaaaacccacaaataacagagtgaagatcactaaaacacaatatccaaaccctaacagtctataaaaacttcaaacacaccatcgtaaaactatgaatataaaatacAACATGATAATCAGCATAAAACATACTAatattagtcattcgataatcaaagccttatcatccaaaacacaacacaaaacccataAATATGGcgtttagtaatcttcactttgttattgtGGGTTTTGGGTGTGTTTGATAGTTAGCACTATGGTGTGTTATGACATTTtatactttgtaggaaaaattgactttgtagccaactcctacccatatgccctatatatataggcctatacgtgggcgtatataaagggtaaaatgaccattttacccctggtTTGGGCTGCGTATAGGCCCTGAACCAGGGGTAAAATAGTCTTTTAGGTCTATACgtctcgtatagacctatacgcggCGAATAGGACCATGATAAAACACAATCAGAGATTCTTTTGGAAATTGAAAAAGGTGGCTATACGCCACGTGCAGACCTGTAGATAACGTATATAAGGGTCCACTTAATTTGCACATAGGCATCAAGGTGTGTGAATATGCACACCCTTAATTAATAACAACCGTTTATATTGGATTAATAGTTGTCAAATTAATCTTACTTTTATGGAAGGATAAGAGACGAGTAGTGTAGGTGCAACAATGAGGACGAACGTCCGTGTGACGACCAAGTAACATTTGAAGTTATCGTATAGAGAAATCTTAATCTTGGGTTGAATTTTATAAGAGGCTATCGGAAATATGAGTTCGATAAGCACGTATAAGAGAGGTACTAGAATTGATGGGAGAAAAAGTAAGGGAATGGCGTGGCAGTAGAGGGCGTAATCCGACTTATTAGCCGTGTAATTAAACCATAAGGTTTCCGCACAAGTGAGAGATCGACCGATGGCGGTCTCAGCCTCTTGCAGGGTGGCGTAGGGCAACATTGTGAGTACTACGTTTTATTCCATCAAAGACTTATATAGACTATGGGGGAAATGGAAGCTTTTTAGATTTTAAGGAAAGAATACTAAAATGGAAAATCACATGACACCcagtattttattttatttactttattaactattttattttaagttactTTACAGTCCTTAACATGCACATGTCTTCAAAGTTTAGTGTTGTCTAAATCATTTCAAACAGCCATAAGTCATTATAATAAGGCAACAATAATATGAACATATACGACCTCAATAACCCGACCCAACATAAAACTATAAAAGCAGTAATCCCTTACAATTAACTTGTAAAAATAAAGAATAATTTGATGTGTACCAGACCTTTTGCATTTAGTAACTTAGGCTGGACGGTATGGGGGTCGTCCCCGGGTCGGCCTGGTGCGGCAACGGGGCTGCACACCGCCCCCCGAGGCTCATCCTGCACACCCTAGGCCCATCCTTTTAAGCTCATCCCCTACACCCACTTACGTAGACGCCTATATGGCGAATCATCCTTTAAAAACTACCCTCCTTCGCACCCCATAGTCTTATACTAACATTATTGAACTCCTGGTAAGCTTATCAGAGCCTACAATTACTAGAAAAAGAACACTTTTTAAGAATCTATAAAAAGCAACCATCCTACTTCCTAAAATAGGATTCCTATAAACTTTTTTTAACGAAAAATTTCTTTTTAATTACTATCGTCTCTGaaacttgaacccaagacctcatTTTTCCAAGTTGTTTAAAGACTTTGCCTAAAGTTGAACCCCTGTATCACTAGTTGACCTAACACACTCGTTAATTAGTTACATGTACGTTATGAGCTTACTTGTAGCATGCGATTTTTTAACATCTAATTTTTTTTACCCCTATATACCACCTAATCAGTTACACGTACAAGGCTTTAAATCCACACCATGTTTATGACAAGCCATTACCGATGCCACTAGACCACAACACCGGCCTTGAGCTGTAGCAtatggtggtccattggcaaaaaTAAAGCCTTTAAACACCTGAATTTAGGAGGAAAAGGTGTTGGGTTCAAGTTCTGTGGACGACAGGGATTtaaagaaatttgccgttcaaaaaaaaaaaaaaaaaccaaagaaattcattaattatataaaaacttatcAAAGAAACATTCTTCCACAAACAAACGTCAAATTGTAACACATGATGACATGAATTTAAGAGACTATTGTAACTACTTAAAAAAACGTTTAGGTTGACATTAGTAGAATTACGTCAAAATCAATTATCaacaaattttatataatatagaAAACTGAACTTAATTAATTTATTATACTAATAATCTTAAATACAAACTAAATCTGTTGAGTTTCTAAAGGAAAAGACAAACATACTTTACGTGAAAACTAAATGTGATTAAAATTGGGTAGAAGTTAATCTAATGAAATAGATGTTAGGTACGAACTCTCATGTTAGTTTAATGTAGTTTTCGATATATGCACGTGCATCTCCATTATAAAGGAAATCTCATCTCAATTCATCTATCTTGGTCTCATACTTTTGACTGAATCAAAACTgttgtgaaggggtatggtcccaaaaagtcgcgcaaacctcagatcaggttgcgcgtgagaccatactctTTAACACAACAAGGTGTTAACAACAACCTTGCGCGGCCTACATCGCTCTACGATTATCCCGCGCGAGGGAATGCACACAACAAACCCAGATATCAGCACTTAACATAAAAACAATGGAAGAAATGAGCCACTCGGTAGGGAAGCGCgcggctacctacagtggtacacaaggtacaagtggcagtaaaaggagccaatgagcgtctagcaggctctggtcaatcgtgcgccacgatcgcctgacgagaagtacacaaggacgcctacatggcaccaatcagaggacggagacaactgtcccacgatctccactcgtctgctgatgacagaaggacaacaaggccgacaacaatgacacgtggctccaatcaaggtgcgccagcaccaacgagcatctagaagccactaagcggtcgacgccagtgagacaaagagcatatccgttttgttgtccgcttctggcccaaggcccatcagcccataacccctcacacctctccggctataaatagagaccttacttcacaggttaaacattctattctctCGGCTCTTACTCTTTACACTTAAtcactctcaaagcagtcgcttattctcacgccggagcctggttaagagggaaacccccacattcccctcttaacgagtaacggtgttctg
The Helianthus annuus cultivar XRQ/B chromosome 6, HanXRQr2.0-SUNRISE, whole genome shotgun sequence genome window above contains:
- the LOC110864321 gene encoding methylsterol monooxygenase 1-1 yields the protein MLPYATLQEAETAIGRSLTCAETLWFNYTANKSDYALYCHAIPLLFLPSILVPLLYVLIELIFPIASYKIQPKIKISLYDNFKCYLVVTRTFVLIVAPTLLVSYPSIKMIGIRTSLPLPSLTEIIAQLIIYFIIEDYTSYWLHRAFHIKWVYENIHKVHHEYTAPTGFTSQHAHWLETLVFGIPGYLGPAIVPGHMITFLLWLFLRHTESVEIHSGYDLPWTLKKYIPFYGGAKFHDYHHYVGGQSQSNFAPIFTYCDYIYGTDKGYKYHKRLQQQHQQLKDGLKSDAKQIGGSYASAASIKSE